One segment of Rosa chinensis cultivar Old Blush chromosome 6, RchiOBHm-V2, whole genome shotgun sequence DNA contains the following:
- the LOC112173614 gene encoding cysteine-rich receptor-like protein kinase 7 isoform X3 — MLLKMQYHLSIDAKVLLLFLVSANFNCSNTQSWIKAGYHHAGDFPVSDIDSTLFTHLICGFAYINSSTYQLLINSSTQQEFSTFTNVVKRKNPKVSTLLSIRGGREDYSVLFSLLNQSSHRRSFIESSITTARLYKFDGLDLSRVVPRTSMHTASLGTILNEWRAAVDSEAGKSGKSGLLLTMALYHHMQVMDTVTDPIDSIRKNLNWVHLVAYDYYLPKEENFTHPHAALYDPISNGTNTNSRVKDLISRGLPASKLVLGLPYHGYGWTLVNPNDYNVGAAASGPVFTKDGSMSYKFIKWFIKQKYGSDAVPMYNDTYVVNYCTIWSSWIDFDDVEAISAKVSYAKKMGLLGYNVFQVGNDDNWVLSRAAAQEEGGQQKKKRLLVIVLVTIAMIIVLLGTMMCYQKRRVLESIDNFDSNAPNLQVFSYTTIKAATNNFSSQNKLGEGGFGPVYKGTLRKGQQIAVKRLSKTSNQGLEEFQNEVTLTATLHHVNLVRVLGYCSKREEKMLIYEYMPNKSLDHYLFDPSSCNLLDWEQRVHIIEGIIQGLLYLQEYSNSTIIHRDLKSNNILLDDEMNPKISDFGLARAFRKNEHEANTDRIVGTYGYVPPEYVRRGIYSMKYDVYSFGVLLLQIISGKRSSCLYGFDGNLNILEHAYELWKEGRGMDFIGPTLDDSTSSCKLLRCMAVALLCVQENPVDRPSMLEVSSMLKSESAVVISPKKPAFSVKKDEDEDHMYKEIYSVNDATMSEIVPR; from the exons ATGTTGTTGAAAATGCAATACCATTTATCAATAGATGCCAAAGTTCTCCTCCTCTTTCTCGTCTCTGCGAACTTCAATTGTTCTAACACTCAGTCATGGATCAAAGCCGGTTACCATCACGCCGGTGATTTCCCTGTTTCTGACATAGATTCCACATTGTTCACTCACCTTATATGTGGTTTTGCCTATATAAACTCTTCCACTTACCAGCTGTTAATCAACTCCTCCACCCAACAAGAATTCTCCACTTTCACAAATGTTGTCAAGCGCAAAAACCCAAAAGTCTCAACCTTGCTATCCATCCGGGGTGGCAGAGAAGACTATTCAGTGTTGTTTTCTCTGCTGAACCAGTCTTCTCACCGGAGATCTTTCATTGAATCTTCAATAACGACAGCTAGACTTTATAAGTTTGATGGGCTAGACCTTTCTAGGGTTGTGCCAAGAACAAGCATGCACACCGCATCTTTGGGAACAATTCTAAATGAGTGGCGTGCTGCGGTGGATTCTGAAGCAGGAAAGTCAGGAAAGTCAGGTTTGCTCTTGACAATGGCACTTTATCATCATATGCAGGTTATGGACACCGTGACTGATCCGATTGACTCAATTAGGAAGAACTTGAATTGGGTTCATCTTGTGGCATATGATTACTATCTTCCTAAAGAGGAAAACTTCACACACCCTCATGCTGCTTTATATGACCCAATATCAAATGGGACTAACACGAATAGTCGTGTTAAGGACTTGATAAGCAGAGGACTACCGGCTAGCAAGCTGGTTTTAGGCTTGCCTTACCATGGTTATGGTTGGACTCTTGTGAATCCCAACGACTATAATGTTGGTGCAGCGGCATCAGGTCCTGTTTTTACCAAAGACGGGTCCATGTCCTATAAGTTCATCAAATGGTTCATTAAGCAGAAATATGGATCTGATGCAGTTCCTATGTACAATGACACTTATGTGGTGAATTACTGCACAATTTGGTCAAGCTGGATTGATTTTGATGATGTAGAGGCTATCAGCGCGAAAGTTTCTTATGCTAAGAAGATGGGGCTTCTTGGCTACAATGTGTTTCAAGTTGGCAATGATGACAATTGGGTGCTCTCTAGGGCAGCAG CTCAAGAGGAAGGAGGTCAACAGAAGAAGAAACGGTTACTGGTGATTGTTCTGGTCACAATTGCTATGATTATTGTCCTACTGGGAACAATGATGTGTTACCAAAAAAGGAGAGTACTCGAGTCAATTG ATAATTTTGACAGCAATGCTCCTAATCTGCAAGTATTCAGTTATACAACAATCAAAGCGGCTACAAATAACTTTTCGAGTCAGAATAAGCTTGGAGAGGGTGGCTTTGGACCTGTATACAAG GGTACATTAAGGAAGGGTCAGCAAATAGCAGTTAAAAGACTTTCGAAAACTTCAAACCAAGGCCTTGAAGAGTTTCAAAATGAGGTTACGCTTACTGCAACACTACACCATGTGAATCTGGTTAGAGTTCTGGGATATTGCTCCAAGAGGGAAGAAAAGATGCTGATATATGAGTACATGCCAAACAAAAGCTTGGATCACTACCTCTTTG ATCCAAGTAGTTGTAATCTTTTGGATTGGGAGCAACGTGTCCACATCATTGAAGGGATAATTCAAGGGCTTCTATATCTCCAAGAATACTCAAACTCTACAATAATTCACCGTGATCTGAAATCAAATAACATTCTGTTAGATGATGAGATGAACCCAAAAATATCAGATTTTGGTCTAGCCAGAGCTTTCAGAAAGAATGAACATGAGGCAAATACTGATCGCATTGTAGGAACATA TGGCTATGTTCCCCCTGAATATGTAAGAAGAGGCATTTATTCAATGAAATACGATGTTTACAGCTTCGGTGTTCTGCTTCTGCAAATCATAAGTGGCAAGAGAAGTTCATGTTTGTATGGCTTTGATGGAAATTTAAACATTCTAGAACAC GCATATGAATTGTGGAAAGAAGGCCGAGGCATGGATTTCATAGGTCCAACCCTTGATGATTCGACTTCGTCTTGCAAGCTCTTAAGATGCATGGCGGTAGCCTTATTATGTGTCCAAGAAAATCCAGTAGATAGACCATCCATGCTGGAGGTTTCTTCGATGCTCAAGAGCGAAAGTGCAGTCGTCATTAGTCCTAAAAAGCCTGCTTTCTCAGTTAAGaaggatgaagatgaggatCATATGTACAAAGAAATCTATTCAGTCAATGATGCAACAATGTCCGAAATTGTGCCCCGATGA
- the LOC112173614 gene encoding cysteine-rich receptor-like protein kinase 7 isoform X1 produces the protein MLLKMQYHLSIDAKVLLLFLVSANFNCSNTQSWIKAGYHHAGDFPVSDIDSTLFTHLICGFAYINSSTYQLLINSSTQQEFSTFTNVVKRKNPKVSTLLSIRGGREDYSVLFSLLNQSSHRRSFIESSITTARLYKFDGLDLSRVVPRTSMHTASLGTILNEWRAAVDSEAGKSGKSGLLLTMALYHHMQVMDTVTDPIDSIRKNLNWVHLVAYDYYLPKEENFTHPHAALYDPISNGTNTNSRVKDLISRGLPASKLVLGLPYHGYGWTLVNPNDYNVGAAASGPVFTKDGSMSYKFIKWFIKQKYGSDAVPMYNDTYVVNYCTIWSSWIDFDDVEAISAKVSYAKKMGLLGYNVFQVGNDDNWVLSRAAAQEEGGQQKKKRLLVIVLVTIAMIIVLLGTMMCYQKRRVLESIEIIDNIKRSVYRLLNIVPSTDNFDSNAPNLQVFSYTTIKAATNNFSSQNKLGEGGFGPVYKGTLRKGQQIAVKRLSKTSNQGLEEFQNEVTLTATLHHVNLVRVLGYCSKREEKMLIYEYMPNKSLDHYLFDPSSCNLLDWEQRVHIIEGIIQGLLYLQEYSNSTIIHRDLKSNNILLDDEMNPKISDFGLARAFRKNEHEANTDRIVGTYGYVPPEYVRRGIYSMKYDVYSFGVLLLQIISGKRSSCLYGFDGNLNILEHAYELWKEGRGMDFIGPTLDDSTSSCKLLRCMAVALLCVQENPVDRPSMLEVSSMLKSESAVVISPKKPAFSVKKDEDEDHMYKEIYSVNDATMSEIVPR, from the exons ATGTTGTTGAAAATGCAATACCATTTATCAATAGATGCCAAAGTTCTCCTCCTCTTTCTCGTCTCTGCGAACTTCAATTGTTCTAACACTCAGTCATGGATCAAAGCCGGTTACCATCACGCCGGTGATTTCCCTGTTTCTGACATAGATTCCACATTGTTCACTCACCTTATATGTGGTTTTGCCTATATAAACTCTTCCACTTACCAGCTGTTAATCAACTCCTCCACCCAACAAGAATTCTCCACTTTCACAAATGTTGTCAAGCGCAAAAACCCAAAAGTCTCAACCTTGCTATCCATCCGGGGTGGCAGAGAAGACTATTCAGTGTTGTTTTCTCTGCTGAACCAGTCTTCTCACCGGAGATCTTTCATTGAATCTTCAATAACGACAGCTAGACTTTATAAGTTTGATGGGCTAGACCTTTCTAGGGTTGTGCCAAGAACAAGCATGCACACCGCATCTTTGGGAACAATTCTAAATGAGTGGCGTGCTGCGGTGGATTCTGAAGCAGGAAAGTCAGGAAAGTCAGGTTTGCTCTTGACAATGGCACTTTATCATCATATGCAGGTTATGGACACCGTGACTGATCCGATTGACTCAATTAGGAAGAACTTGAATTGGGTTCATCTTGTGGCATATGATTACTATCTTCCTAAAGAGGAAAACTTCACACACCCTCATGCTGCTTTATATGACCCAATATCAAATGGGACTAACACGAATAGTCGTGTTAAGGACTTGATAAGCAGAGGACTACCGGCTAGCAAGCTGGTTTTAGGCTTGCCTTACCATGGTTATGGTTGGACTCTTGTGAATCCCAACGACTATAATGTTGGTGCAGCGGCATCAGGTCCTGTTTTTACCAAAGACGGGTCCATGTCCTATAAGTTCATCAAATGGTTCATTAAGCAGAAATATGGATCTGATGCAGTTCCTATGTACAATGACACTTATGTGGTGAATTACTGCACAATTTGGTCAAGCTGGATTGATTTTGATGATGTAGAGGCTATCAGCGCGAAAGTTTCTTATGCTAAGAAGATGGGGCTTCTTGGCTACAATGTGTTTCAAGTTGGCAATGATGACAATTGGGTGCTCTCTAGGGCAGCAG CTCAAGAGGAAGGAGGTCAACAGAAGAAGAAACGGTTACTGGTGATTGTTCTGGTCACAATTGCTATGATTATTGTCCTACTGGGAACAATGATGTGTTACCAAAAAAGGAGAGTACTCGAGTCAATTG AGATTATAGACAACATTAAAAGATCAGTTTACAGGCTATTGAATATAGTTCCTAGTACAGATAATTTTGACAGCAATGCTCCTAATCTGCAAGTATTCAGTTATACAACAATCAAAGCGGCTACAAATAACTTTTCGAGTCAGAATAAGCTTGGAGAGGGTGGCTTTGGACCTGTATACAAG GGTACATTAAGGAAGGGTCAGCAAATAGCAGTTAAAAGACTTTCGAAAACTTCAAACCAAGGCCTTGAAGAGTTTCAAAATGAGGTTACGCTTACTGCAACACTACACCATGTGAATCTGGTTAGAGTTCTGGGATATTGCTCCAAGAGGGAAGAAAAGATGCTGATATATGAGTACATGCCAAACAAAAGCTTGGATCACTACCTCTTTG ATCCAAGTAGTTGTAATCTTTTGGATTGGGAGCAACGTGTCCACATCATTGAAGGGATAATTCAAGGGCTTCTATATCTCCAAGAATACTCAAACTCTACAATAATTCACCGTGATCTGAAATCAAATAACATTCTGTTAGATGATGAGATGAACCCAAAAATATCAGATTTTGGTCTAGCCAGAGCTTTCAGAAAGAATGAACATGAGGCAAATACTGATCGCATTGTAGGAACATA TGGCTATGTTCCCCCTGAATATGTAAGAAGAGGCATTTATTCAATGAAATACGATGTTTACAGCTTCGGTGTTCTGCTTCTGCAAATCATAAGTGGCAAGAGAAGTTCATGTTTGTATGGCTTTGATGGAAATTTAAACATTCTAGAACAC GCATATGAATTGTGGAAAGAAGGCCGAGGCATGGATTTCATAGGTCCAACCCTTGATGATTCGACTTCGTCTTGCAAGCTCTTAAGATGCATGGCGGTAGCCTTATTATGTGTCCAAGAAAATCCAGTAGATAGACCATCCATGCTGGAGGTTTCTTCGATGCTCAAGAGCGAAAGTGCAGTCGTCATTAGTCCTAAAAAGCCTGCTTTCTCAGTTAAGaaggatgaagatgaggatCATATGTACAAAGAAATCTATTCAGTCAATGATGCAACAATGTCCGAAATTGTGCCCCGATGA
- the LOC112173614 gene encoding cysteine-rich receptor-like protein kinase 7 isoform X2 encodes MLLKMQYHLSIDAKVLLLFLVSANFNCSNTQSWIKAGYHHAGDFPVSDIDSTLFTHLICGFAYINSSTYQLLINSSTQQEFSTFTNVVKRKNPKVSTLLSIRGGREDYSVLFSLLNQSSHRRSFIESSITTARLYKFDGLDLSRVVPRTSMHTASLGTILNEWRAAVDSEAGKSGKSGLLLTMALYHHMQVMDTVTDPIDSIRKNLNWVHLVAYDYYLPKEENFTHPHAALYDPISNGTNTNSRVKDLISRGLPASKLVLGLPYHGYGWTLVNPNDYNVGAAASGPVFTKDGSMSYKFIKWFIKQKYGSDAVPMYNDTYVVNYCTIWSSWIDFDDVEAISAKVSYAKKMGLLGYNVFQVGNDDNWVLSRAAAQEEGGQQKKKRLLVIVLVTIAMIIVLLGTMMCYQKRRVLESIDNIKRSVYRLLNIVPSTDNFDSNAPNLQVFSYTTIKAATNNFSSQNKLGEGGFGPVYKGTLRKGQQIAVKRLSKTSNQGLEEFQNEVTLTATLHHVNLVRVLGYCSKREEKMLIYEYMPNKSLDHYLFDPSSCNLLDWEQRVHIIEGIIQGLLYLQEYSNSTIIHRDLKSNNILLDDEMNPKISDFGLARAFRKNEHEANTDRIVGTYGYVPPEYVRRGIYSMKYDVYSFGVLLLQIISGKRSSCLYGFDGNLNILEHAYELWKEGRGMDFIGPTLDDSTSSCKLLRCMAVALLCVQENPVDRPSMLEVSSMLKSESAVVISPKKPAFSVKKDEDEDHMYKEIYSVNDATMSEIVPR; translated from the exons ATGTTGTTGAAAATGCAATACCATTTATCAATAGATGCCAAAGTTCTCCTCCTCTTTCTCGTCTCTGCGAACTTCAATTGTTCTAACACTCAGTCATGGATCAAAGCCGGTTACCATCACGCCGGTGATTTCCCTGTTTCTGACATAGATTCCACATTGTTCACTCACCTTATATGTGGTTTTGCCTATATAAACTCTTCCACTTACCAGCTGTTAATCAACTCCTCCACCCAACAAGAATTCTCCACTTTCACAAATGTTGTCAAGCGCAAAAACCCAAAAGTCTCAACCTTGCTATCCATCCGGGGTGGCAGAGAAGACTATTCAGTGTTGTTTTCTCTGCTGAACCAGTCTTCTCACCGGAGATCTTTCATTGAATCTTCAATAACGACAGCTAGACTTTATAAGTTTGATGGGCTAGACCTTTCTAGGGTTGTGCCAAGAACAAGCATGCACACCGCATCTTTGGGAACAATTCTAAATGAGTGGCGTGCTGCGGTGGATTCTGAAGCAGGAAAGTCAGGAAAGTCAGGTTTGCTCTTGACAATGGCACTTTATCATCATATGCAGGTTATGGACACCGTGACTGATCCGATTGACTCAATTAGGAAGAACTTGAATTGGGTTCATCTTGTGGCATATGATTACTATCTTCCTAAAGAGGAAAACTTCACACACCCTCATGCTGCTTTATATGACCCAATATCAAATGGGACTAACACGAATAGTCGTGTTAAGGACTTGATAAGCAGAGGACTACCGGCTAGCAAGCTGGTTTTAGGCTTGCCTTACCATGGTTATGGTTGGACTCTTGTGAATCCCAACGACTATAATGTTGGTGCAGCGGCATCAGGTCCTGTTTTTACCAAAGACGGGTCCATGTCCTATAAGTTCATCAAATGGTTCATTAAGCAGAAATATGGATCTGATGCAGTTCCTATGTACAATGACACTTATGTGGTGAATTACTGCACAATTTGGTCAAGCTGGATTGATTTTGATGATGTAGAGGCTATCAGCGCGAAAGTTTCTTATGCTAAGAAGATGGGGCTTCTTGGCTACAATGTGTTTCAAGTTGGCAATGATGACAATTGGGTGCTCTCTAGGGCAGCAG CTCAAGAGGAAGGAGGTCAACAGAAGAAGAAACGGTTACTGGTGATTGTTCTGGTCACAATTGCTATGATTATTGTCCTACTGGGAACAATGATGTGTTACCAAAAAAGGAGAGTACTCGAGTCAATTG ACAACATTAAAAGATCAGTTTACAGGCTATTGAATATAGTTCCTAGTACAGATAATTTTGACAGCAATGCTCCTAATCTGCAAGTATTCAGTTATACAACAATCAAAGCGGCTACAAATAACTTTTCGAGTCAGAATAAGCTTGGAGAGGGTGGCTTTGGACCTGTATACAAG GGTACATTAAGGAAGGGTCAGCAAATAGCAGTTAAAAGACTTTCGAAAACTTCAAACCAAGGCCTTGAAGAGTTTCAAAATGAGGTTACGCTTACTGCAACACTACACCATGTGAATCTGGTTAGAGTTCTGGGATATTGCTCCAAGAGGGAAGAAAAGATGCTGATATATGAGTACATGCCAAACAAAAGCTTGGATCACTACCTCTTTG ATCCAAGTAGTTGTAATCTTTTGGATTGGGAGCAACGTGTCCACATCATTGAAGGGATAATTCAAGGGCTTCTATATCTCCAAGAATACTCAAACTCTACAATAATTCACCGTGATCTGAAATCAAATAACATTCTGTTAGATGATGAGATGAACCCAAAAATATCAGATTTTGGTCTAGCCAGAGCTTTCAGAAAGAATGAACATGAGGCAAATACTGATCGCATTGTAGGAACATA TGGCTATGTTCCCCCTGAATATGTAAGAAGAGGCATTTATTCAATGAAATACGATGTTTACAGCTTCGGTGTTCTGCTTCTGCAAATCATAAGTGGCAAGAGAAGTTCATGTTTGTATGGCTTTGATGGAAATTTAAACATTCTAGAACAC GCATATGAATTGTGGAAAGAAGGCCGAGGCATGGATTTCATAGGTCCAACCCTTGATGATTCGACTTCGTCTTGCAAGCTCTTAAGATGCATGGCGGTAGCCTTATTATGTGTCCAAGAAAATCCAGTAGATAGACCATCCATGCTGGAGGTTTCTTCGATGCTCAAGAGCGAAAGTGCAGTCGTCATTAGTCCTAAAAAGCCTGCTTTCTCAGTTAAGaaggatgaagatgaggatCATATGTACAAAGAAATCTATTCAGTCAATGATGCAACAATGTCCGAAATTGTGCCCCGATGA